A genome region from Festucalex cinctus isolate MCC-2025b chromosome 17, RoL_Fcin_1.0, whole genome shotgun sequence includes the following:
- the tekt3 gene encoding tektin-3, with translation MELTASYVRPKTGHFLPAITTMASSYRNTQPASHSANQWRSSSYYRNNGTVPTLQQAIPDLIRADTTFYPSTRSALSARYTPDDWFKSNQGNCRQSEASRNSAERLRRDTMRLIQDKEQLTRRTQENTSKKIGERLNDIAFWRSELSHEVDNVVGETAALAEVKRRLERALAETERPLQVTQECLYHREKRMAIDLVHDDVEKDLNKEVEVIKSCQTRIRQHLERATAQLALNREAQHELERDLSDKVTAQRIDNRCHHLRNTSDGIGYFRGIEQLDPSVSLPESWSKFTDNNVLRSQGQRAASRKLRDEIEALLSMTSGEMWSQFNNVNVSFTSRVAQTADARNSLQAHLAKTLQEIFQTEMLIESLKKALRDKESPLKVAQTRLEERTRRPNVELCRDNPHHRLVEEVREIEGTIRKLQERLREAEGSLQSLLRAKVTLEHDLSIKANSLFLDQEKCMSIRKTFPSVPRLTGYT, from the exons ATGGAGCTGACCGCCTCATATGTTCGGCCCAAGACCGGCCACTTCCTCCCCGCCATCACCACCATGGCATCCAGCTACCGAAACACACAGCCCGCCAGCCACAGCGCCAACCAGTGGAGAAGCAGCAGCTACTACAGAAACAACGGCACCGTCCCCACTTTGCAGCAAGCCATCCCTGATCTCATCCGCGCAGACACCACGTTCTACCCGTCCACCCGCAGCGCGCTGAGCGCCCGCTACACGCCGGACGACTGGTTCAAGTCCAACCAGGGCAACTGCCGCCAGTCGGAGGCATCCCGCAACAGCGCCGAGCGGCTCCGGCGCGACACGATGCGTCTGATCCAGGACAAGGAGCAGCTGACGCGCCGCACGCAGGAGAACACCAGCAAGAAGATCGGCGAGCGCCTCAACGACATCGCCTTCTGGCGCTCGGAGCTGAGTCACGAGGTGGACAACGTGGTCGGAGAGACCGCAGCGCTGGCTGAGGTCAAGAGGCGGCTGGAGAGGGCCTTGGCGGAAACCGAGCGGCCCCTTCAG GTCACCCAGGAATGCCTGTACCACCGGGAGAAGCGCATGGCCATCGACCTGGTCCATGACGACGTCGAGAAGGACCTGAACAAG gaagtggaggtGATAAAATCCTGTCAGACTAGAATCAGGCAACATCTGGAGAGAGCCACAGCCCAGCTGGC GTTGAACCGCGAGGCACAGCACGAGCTGGAACGAGACCTAAGCGACAAAGTGACGGCGCAGAGGATAGACAACCGCTGCCATCACCTGAGGAACACATCGGACGGCATCGGCTACTTCCGCGGCATCGAACAACTCGACCCCTC GGTCTCCCTGCCAGAGTCGTGGTCCAAGTTCACCGACAACAACGTGCTGCGCTCGCAGGGCCAGCGCGCCGCCTCGCGCAAACTGCGCGACGAGATCGAGGCGCTGCTCAGCATGACCTCCGGCGAAATGTGGAGTCAATTCAACAACGTCAACGTGTCCTTCACCAGCAGGGTGGCGCAGACGGCCGACGCCAGAAACAGCCTGCAGGCGCACCTCGCCAAG ACCCTGCAGGAGATCTTCCAGACGGAGATGCTGATCGAGTCCCTGAAGAAGGCCCTTCGGGACAAAGAGAGCCCACTGAAGGTGGCCCAGACCCGACTGGAGGAGCGCACCCGCCGACCCAACGTGGAGCTCTGCAGGGACAACCCACACCACAG GCTGGTGGAGGAGGTTCGGGAGATCGAGGGTACCATCCGCAAGCTGCAGGAGAGGCTGCGGGAGGCCGAGGGCAGCCTGCAGTCCCTGCTGAGGGCCAAAGTGACGCTGGAACACGACCTCTCCATCAAGGCCAACTCGCTCTTCCTGGACCAGGAGAAGTGCATGAGCATACGCAAGACCTTCCCCAGTGTGCCGCGGCTCACAGGATACACGTGA